One window of the Manihot esculenta cultivar AM560-2 chromosome 14, M.esculenta_v8, whole genome shotgun sequence genome contains the following:
- the LOC110600455 gene encoding protein NRT1/ PTR FAMILY 3.1 isoform X2 yields MQMEKMEEKGVHAKRQKGGMVTMPFIFGTASLTPLIGAFCADAFAGRFWTITVASILYQIGMTSLTLSAILPNLRPPPCKGDYCKEANTGQLAVLYASLLLTALGSGGIRPCVVAFGADQFDETDPKQSTKTWKYFNWYYFVMGVSILLAVTMLVYVQDNVGWGLGLGIPSIAMFLSIIAFIVGYPLYRNLDPAGSPFTRLLQVSVAAFRKRKLPMVSDPMLLYQNEELDAPISIGGKLLHTKHMKLLDKAAIVTEEDQLKAGQTPNLWRLNTVHRVEELKSVIRMGPIWAAGILLITAYAQQSTFSLQQAKSMDRHLSKSFQIPAGSMSVFTMTSMLTTIAIYDRFFVPFARRFTGLERGITFLHRMGIGFVISILATLVAGFVEIKRKHVAAANGLLNSHESIPISVFWLVPQYSLHGIAEAFMSIGHLEFFYDQAPESMRSTAMALFWTAISFGNYVSTLLVTLVHKFSAGPDGSNWLPDNNLNKGKLEYFYWLITLMQAINLVYYLICAKMYTFKPIQIHTKEVSDSKDDGVAVELTNKV; encoded by the exons ATGCAAATGGAGAAAATGGAGGAGAAGGGTGTCCATGCCAAAAGGCAGAAGGGCGGAATGGTGACAATGCCTTTCATATTTG GCACTGCAAGCCTCACACCTCTCATCGGTGCCTTCTGCGCTGATGCTTTTGCTGGCCGGTTCTGGACTATAACAGTCGCGTCCATATTATACCAAATA GGCATGACAAGCTTAACACTCTCGGCCATACTTCCAAATCTTAGGCCACCGCCATGCAAAGGAGATTATTGCAAAGAAGCAAACACAGGACAACTAGCTGTCCTATATGCATCTCTACTACTGACAGCTTTAGGATCTGGGGGGATCCGACCCTGCGTGGTTGCATTCGGGGCAGACCAGTTTGATGAAACGGATCCTAAGCAATCAACAAAGACATGGAAATACTTCAACTGGTACTATTTCGTGATGGGGGTGTCTATACTGCTGGCTGTTACAATGCTTGTGTATGTACAAGACAACGTTGGATGGGGATTGGGCCTTGGAATCCCAAGTATAGCTATGTTTCTATCAATTATTGCATTTATTGTTGGATACCCTCTTTACCGGAACTTGGATCCAGCTGGGAGTCCATTTACCAGGCTGTTACAAGTGTCGGTAGCTGCATTTAGGAAGAGGAAGCTGCCTATGGTGTCGGATCCTATGTTACTGTACCAAAACGAAGAACTGGATGCTCCAATTTCCATTGGAGGAAAGCTGCTTCACACTAAACACATGAA GTTGCTTGACAAGGCAGCCATTGTGACAGAAGAAGACCAACTGAAAGCAGGCCAAACACCCAATTTATGGAGACTAAACACAGTACACAGAGTAGAAGAACTGAAATCTGTTATAAGAATGGGACCTATTTGGGCAGCTGGAATTCTCCTAATCACAGCCTATGCCCAACAAAGCACATTTTCCCTCCAACAAGCCAAGTCCATGGACAGGCATCTCTCAAAATCCTTTCAAATCCCTGCTGGTTCCATGTCTGTCTTCACCATGACCTCCATGCTCACAACAATAGCCATATATGATCGTTTCTTCGTTCCTTTTGCTCGTAGATTCACAGGGCTTGAACGCGGCATAACATTCTTGCACCGGATGGGTATTGGTTTTGTCATATCTATATTAGCTACTCTAGTTGCGGGCTTCGTGGAAATCAAGCGAAAACATGTAGCTGCAGCTAATGGCCTGTTGAATTCTCATGAATCTATTCCCATCTCAGTGTTCTGGCTCGTCCCACAATATTCTCTTCATGGGATAGCAGAAGCTTTCATGTCTATTGGGCATTTAGAATTCTTCTATGATCAAGCACCAGAAAGCATGAGAAGCACAGCTATGGCACTATTTTGGACAGCGATTTCATTTGGGAATTATGTGAGCACCCTTCTGGTTACCTTAGTGCACAAGTTTAGTGCTGGCCCTGATGGATCAAACTGGCTTCCTGATAACAATTTGAACAAGGGGAAACTCGAGTATTTTTACTGGTTGATCACATTGATGCAAGCCATTAATCttgtttactatttaatttgcGCCAAGATGTATACTTTCAAGCCCATTCAGATCCACACTAAAGAAGTCAGCGACTCTAAAGATGATGGGGTGGCAGTGGAGCTTACGAACAAGGTTTAA
- the LOC110600455 gene encoding protein NRT1/ PTR FAMILY 3.1 isoform X3 gives MISYLTTQLHMPLTKAANTLTNFSGTASLTPLIGAFCADAFAGRFWTITVASILYQIGMTSLTLSAILPNLRPPPCKGDYCKEANTGQLAVLYASLLLTALGSGGIRPCVVAFGADQFDETDPKQSTKTWKYFNWYYFVMGVSILLAVTMLVYVQDNVGWGLGLGIPSIAMFLSIIAFIVGYPLYRNLDPAGSPFTRLLQVSVAAFRKRKLPMVSDPMLLYQNEELDAPISIGGKLLHTKHMKLLDKAAIVTEEDQLKAGQTPNLWRLNTVHRVEELKSVIRMGPIWAAGILLITAYAQQSTFSLQQAKSMDRHLSKSFQIPAGSMSVFTMTSMLTTIAIYDRFFVPFARRFTGLERGITFLHRMGIGFVISILATLVAGFVEIKRKHVAAANGLLNSHESIPISVFWLVPQYSLHGIAEAFMSIGHLEFFYDQAPESMRSTAMALFWTAISFGNYVSTLLVTLVHKFSAGPDGSNWLPDNNLNKGKLEYFYWLITLMQAINLVYYLICAKMYTFKPIQIHTKEVSDSKDDGVAVELTNKV, from the exons ATGATTAGCTACTTAACAACCCAGCTTCATATGCCATTAACTAAAGCAGCAAATACCCTCACCAATTTTTCAGGCACTGCAAGCCTCACACCTCTCATCGGTGCCTTCTGCGCTGATGCTTTTGCTGGCCGGTTCTGGACTATAACAGTCGCGTCCATATTATACCAAATA GGCATGACAAGCTTAACACTCTCGGCCATACTTCCAAATCTTAGGCCACCGCCATGCAAAGGAGATTATTGCAAAGAAGCAAACACAGGACAACTAGCTGTCCTATATGCATCTCTACTACTGACAGCTTTAGGATCTGGGGGGATCCGACCCTGCGTGGTTGCATTCGGGGCAGACCAGTTTGATGAAACGGATCCTAAGCAATCAACAAAGACATGGAAATACTTCAACTGGTACTATTTCGTGATGGGGGTGTCTATACTGCTGGCTGTTACAATGCTTGTGTATGTACAAGACAACGTTGGATGGGGATTGGGCCTTGGAATCCCAAGTATAGCTATGTTTCTATCAATTATTGCATTTATTGTTGGATACCCTCTTTACCGGAACTTGGATCCAGCTGGGAGTCCATTTACCAGGCTGTTACAAGTGTCGGTAGCTGCATTTAGGAAGAGGAAGCTGCCTATGGTGTCGGATCCTATGTTACTGTACCAAAACGAAGAACTGGATGCTCCAATTTCCATTGGAGGAAAGCTGCTTCACACTAAACACATGAA GTTGCTTGACAAGGCAGCCATTGTGACAGAAGAAGACCAACTGAAAGCAGGCCAAACACCCAATTTATGGAGACTAAACACAGTACACAGAGTAGAAGAACTGAAATCTGTTATAAGAATGGGACCTATTTGGGCAGCTGGAATTCTCCTAATCACAGCCTATGCCCAACAAAGCACATTTTCCCTCCAACAAGCCAAGTCCATGGACAGGCATCTCTCAAAATCCTTTCAAATCCCTGCTGGTTCCATGTCTGTCTTCACCATGACCTCCATGCTCACAACAATAGCCATATATGATCGTTTCTTCGTTCCTTTTGCTCGTAGATTCACAGGGCTTGAACGCGGCATAACATTCTTGCACCGGATGGGTATTGGTTTTGTCATATCTATATTAGCTACTCTAGTTGCGGGCTTCGTGGAAATCAAGCGAAAACATGTAGCTGCAGCTAATGGCCTGTTGAATTCTCATGAATCTATTCCCATCTCAGTGTTCTGGCTCGTCCCACAATATTCTCTTCATGGGATAGCAGAAGCTTTCATGTCTATTGGGCATTTAGAATTCTTCTATGATCAAGCACCAGAAAGCATGAGAAGCACAGCTATGGCACTATTTTGGACAGCGATTTCATTTGGGAATTATGTGAGCACCCTTCTGGTTACCTTAGTGCACAAGTTTAGTGCTGGCCCTGATGGATCAAACTGGCTTCCTGATAACAATTTGAACAAGGGGAAACTCGAGTATTTTTACTGGTTGATCACATTGATGCAAGCCATTAATCttgtttactatttaatttgcGCCAAGATGTATACTTTCAAGCCCATTCAGATCCACACTAAAGAAGTCAGCGACTCTAAAGATGATGGGGTGGCAGTGGAGCTTACGAACAAGGTTTAA
- the LOC110600455 gene encoding protein NRT1/ PTR FAMILY 3.1 isoform X1, with protein MQMEKMEEKGVHAKRQKGGMVTMPFIFANEACEKLAVVGFNTNMISYLTTQLHMPLTKAANTLTNFSGTASLTPLIGAFCADAFAGRFWTITVASILYQIGMTSLTLSAILPNLRPPPCKGDYCKEANTGQLAVLYASLLLTALGSGGIRPCVVAFGADQFDETDPKQSTKTWKYFNWYYFVMGVSILLAVTMLVYVQDNVGWGLGLGIPSIAMFLSIIAFIVGYPLYRNLDPAGSPFTRLLQVSVAAFRKRKLPMVSDPMLLYQNEELDAPISIGGKLLHTKHMKLLDKAAIVTEEDQLKAGQTPNLWRLNTVHRVEELKSVIRMGPIWAAGILLITAYAQQSTFSLQQAKSMDRHLSKSFQIPAGSMSVFTMTSMLTTIAIYDRFFVPFARRFTGLERGITFLHRMGIGFVISILATLVAGFVEIKRKHVAAANGLLNSHESIPISVFWLVPQYSLHGIAEAFMSIGHLEFFYDQAPESMRSTAMALFWTAISFGNYVSTLLVTLVHKFSAGPDGSNWLPDNNLNKGKLEYFYWLITLMQAINLVYYLICAKMYTFKPIQIHTKEVSDSKDDGVAVELTNKV; from the exons ATGCAAATGGAGAAAATGGAGGAGAAGGGTGTCCATGCCAAAAGGCAGAAGGGCGGAATGGTGACAATGCCTTTCATATTTG CTAATGAGGCGTGCGAGAAGCTGGCGGTGGTGGGTTTTAATACCAATATGATTAGCTACTTAACAACCCAGCTTCATATGCCATTAACTAAAGCAGCAAATACCCTCACCAATTTTTCAGGCACTGCAAGCCTCACACCTCTCATCGGTGCCTTCTGCGCTGATGCTTTTGCTGGCCGGTTCTGGACTATAACAGTCGCGTCCATATTATACCAAATA GGCATGACAAGCTTAACACTCTCGGCCATACTTCCAAATCTTAGGCCACCGCCATGCAAAGGAGATTATTGCAAAGAAGCAAACACAGGACAACTAGCTGTCCTATATGCATCTCTACTACTGACAGCTTTAGGATCTGGGGGGATCCGACCCTGCGTGGTTGCATTCGGGGCAGACCAGTTTGATGAAACGGATCCTAAGCAATCAACAAAGACATGGAAATACTTCAACTGGTACTATTTCGTGATGGGGGTGTCTATACTGCTGGCTGTTACAATGCTTGTGTATGTACAAGACAACGTTGGATGGGGATTGGGCCTTGGAATCCCAAGTATAGCTATGTTTCTATCAATTATTGCATTTATTGTTGGATACCCTCTTTACCGGAACTTGGATCCAGCTGGGAGTCCATTTACCAGGCTGTTACAAGTGTCGGTAGCTGCATTTAGGAAGAGGAAGCTGCCTATGGTGTCGGATCCTATGTTACTGTACCAAAACGAAGAACTGGATGCTCCAATTTCCATTGGAGGAAAGCTGCTTCACACTAAACACATGAA GTTGCTTGACAAGGCAGCCATTGTGACAGAAGAAGACCAACTGAAAGCAGGCCAAACACCCAATTTATGGAGACTAAACACAGTACACAGAGTAGAAGAACTGAAATCTGTTATAAGAATGGGACCTATTTGGGCAGCTGGAATTCTCCTAATCACAGCCTATGCCCAACAAAGCACATTTTCCCTCCAACAAGCCAAGTCCATGGACAGGCATCTCTCAAAATCCTTTCAAATCCCTGCTGGTTCCATGTCTGTCTTCACCATGACCTCCATGCTCACAACAATAGCCATATATGATCGTTTCTTCGTTCCTTTTGCTCGTAGATTCACAGGGCTTGAACGCGGCATAACATTCTTGCACCGGATGGGTATTGGTTTTGTCATATCTATATTAGCTACTCTAGTTGCGGGCTTCGTGGAAATCAAGCGAAAACATGTAGCTGCAGCTAATGGCCTGTTGAATTCTCATGAATCTATTCCCATCTCAGTGTTCTGGCTCGTCCCACAATATTCTCTTCATGGGATAGCAGAAGCTTTCATGTCTATTGGGCATTTAGAATTCTTCTATGATCAAGCACCAGAAAGCATGAGAAGCACAGCTATGGCACTATTTTGGACAGCGATTTCATTTGGGAATTATGTGAGCACCCTTCTGGTTACCTTAGTGCACAAGTTTAGTGCTGGCCCTGATGGATCAAACTGGCTTCCTGATAACAATTTGAACAAGGGGAAACTCGAGTATTTTTACTGGTTGATCACATTGATGCAAGCCATTAATCttgtttactatttaatttgcGCCAAGATGTATACTTTCAAGCCCATTCAGATCCACACTAAAGAAGTCAGCGACTCTAAAGATGATGGGGTGGCAGTGGAGCTTACGAACAAGGTTTAA